The following is a genomic window from Vitis vinifera cultivar Pinot Noir 40024 chromosome 6, ASM3070453v1.
tttcctttttttaacacaatcatgaaatttatataatatctattttttttaatacatttataattatataaaaataaatttatgttttttctttttctcatttttaactcataccaaattttaaaaatttatcaatgTTTTCCCACACTAAACAAGTCATCGATTGAAAAAAAACTATTGTGAATgcaatataataaatatataaattatatgttattaaattttaaaataatcataaaaataaaattatatatgattaaaaacattttaaatatttcatcataattattaatttttcatataaaaattattactattctatttaattttaaaacataaaataagaaatatatttaaatcatatttaatcgtttttaaaatataaaaataaactttagtGAAGTAATTGATTTAGAACTAGTATTACTAACTTTAGtgtagatataaaaaaaatatcaaaatattaaatttaattaaaattaattataaatttatataatttttatatcataagtaaaatgagtatgaagtaaaatataaaaattatttattaactttaaatctattttttatcatcattttttctttatttttatttttcccctctatttatttttcttcaaaattttaaagaacaaaaaataaccttgatatttcatatttttaggttttatattttaacatataaatggatattttcttttttccttccacttttccctctatttatttttcgtcaattttttcatgaatcaaacataattaaataaataaattcatatttttcagCAGATGCTATGGGGTGTAGCAAATCCATATACTTTAAATACAAATGCAATTGGACAAGTAATCATGGATTCGTGATGCCAATTAAAAAACCGGTCTTAGAGTTCCTTTGCAAGTCCCATCTTCACTAGCACCCGACACACAACATATTGAGATCGAGTTGATAGTAGTCGTGAATTGTCAAAGGTATCAAAGGTATTAGGTCCTATAATAAATGGATTAAAATTTGCTTAGTCAACTTTTTCTATTATGACTTACTTTGATGTATTAGAGGTATACACACCATGAAAAGTGTTTAAATCTTTAAGTTGAACACATTTTTCCTCATTTCTgttactttttaataaatttattagctatgaaaatactaaaaaaaatatatataatttattttatcatcattataaatgatttttttatttgtcatgGTTTGAAAGCAacaattttattctatttttgttaGGATTATGGAAGAGTTGCACGAGGAGAAAGGGGAAGAAAGGTTAAGAGAATAATAGGTAAACAAAAAGAGATTAGGGcttatttgtttttcatttactCCTCTTCATAAAATATActgccttaaaaaaaaaagaaagttgagAACTTGTATGATGGGTTTGGGCCAGACTTGTCTTGGGCTGGCCCATTTAAATGGATGTGAAGCCCTTCATGTCGGTCCTAGCTCCTAAGCGCATAAAAACCCTAGCACATTCAAACACTAAAACCCTAATTCTCATCTCTGCAAAGAGAGGAGAAGCGAGAGAGAAGCCACGCCGTCGCCGCCGCAAGATATTGGCGGAGAACCAATCTCCGGAAGCCGCTCTGCTCTATTCCTCCTTTATCCTCTTCGTTTAAGGTAGCAGCGccgtctctctctctccctctctctttttttttttttccctcctgatttctattttttaatattttctgatTTGATTTGTGTTGTTTGTTTTCACTCTGATATAATGATTACGATTTCGTATTTGGGCATTATGGATGATGAGTTGATTGAGAATATTAGATGAATAGAGTGGTGGATGCAAAaggttatttttcttttattttttagcaaGTGGTGATATGTATGCGGGTTTGTGTTTTGATCTTCATAGATGCTATCCAAAATTTCAAACACTAATTGGGAAATTTGTGCATTTGTGCAGCTCAATTTCTATTGTTTTGATGTTCTGCTACATTTTTCCTGAGATTATTTCTGGAAAGGAACGGCTTTGAGAAATTTTCAGTTGAACCCAAGAGCTGAATCAGTTTCTGTGttggtttggtttttggaaaattcaCATGGGTCTGTTAGTTTTTTTGCTTACTAATTAGGCCACTCAACTATTAATGTGGTCTTCGAATGCAGTATGAAAATCAAAACATCAACGCGAAGATAAATAACTTCAATGTATAGTGGTATAGGATTTTCACATTATTAGGATTCTTGATCTAATGAAGTATGGAGTCTCGAAAATCTAGTCTATAATGGCCCTTGCTATTCAATACTGTATATAATCTTAATGTAAAATGATTGGCTTCTCTCCCTAGTAGGGGTATAGCGACTAACCTGAAAGGTTAGAACTTTGAACATGGTAAATAAACATTGCATGTCAATATGGTTATATAATACAAATAGAAAGCGATGCCTGTGCATTATGACTGTCCCTTTTTCAGCATATTGATTTGTGGACTTGTAAGGAACTTGGAGGTTTTAGCACACTCTCTACTCACTGAGTAGATAGAGCTTGGAACAAATCGTTATGGTTAATTGTCTTGAAAGTTTATGAAATCTTGAGGTGActctatttattaaatatcatattttactGGGGGATTTCATTGAAAGGTCATTTGGTTATGCATGTATGACATTgattaatacatatttttacCTCAATTTTCCATCTTTCCATGGATTTTGTACGCGAAGATGTGTTTGTTCATATGTTTATGTATatgcatttttatttgtttaacaatgtggaggaagaaattttttttgcaataaaTGATAAGGAAAGATAGGAAAATGATACCTGATCTAATCAACTATGAATCTAACTGATGGAATTCAAGTGAATCTGGCATCTCAGGAATATAGATGTAGGGGAGTGTTGTAGAAGCCTGTGTAAGAAGTGATGTTTTGCTGCAAATTCTCTATTCTAAGGTTTTTGTGTACTTCTGATATTTGCTGTTTCATAAGTTCTCTATTTTCCCACCACAAACTACACACCCCCTtttccaaggaaaaaaaaaacgaaaaaaaaaactatgattTGTTAAAGTGAAGGGATGGGTGTtcctatatttttcattttgttgcCTTGGGCGTCTTTTACGTATCACATTGTGGAAAAACTTTGATATGATATCAACATTATCTTCATAGCTGTCAATACCTTATCCAACAAGATTGATATACTTTTGTCTCATGATCACATTTTTGGGAAAGGAAATGGAGTCTTGCTTTTCCTGCTTGATGAATGAAATATAGTCTTGCTGTGATATAAACAGAGGATGAGATGCACAGCCTAATTGATATGAATATGCTCATGTTCATCTTTCTTTCAGAATTTACATTTGTGTTTCTCCCTGGAATCTTAAATCTGCTCTATATTTTGTCACAGAGTACACAATATAAGTTAAAAAATGGTGCAATACAATTTCAAGAAGATTACAGTGGTCcccaatgggaaagaattcatTGACATCATCCTCTCTCGCACCCAGCGTCAAACACCAACAGTTGTTCACAAGGGTTATTCCATTTCCCGCCTTCGTCAGTTTTACATGCGTAAAGTAAAATATACTCAACAGAACTTTCATGAGAAGCTTTCTACCATCATTGAGGAGTTCCCTCGGCTGGATGATATCCACCCGTTCTATGGTGACCTTCTTCATGTCCTATATAACAAAGACCACTACAAGCTTGCTCTTGGCCAAATCAACACTGCAAGGAACCTTATCAGCAAGATTGCCAAAGATTATGTGAGGTTGTTGAAGTATGGTGATTCGCTCTACCGCTGCAAGTCTCTAAAAGTTGCTGCTCTTGGCCGCATGTGCACTGTGATAAAGCGGATTGCCCCCAGTTTAGCTTACCTTGAGCAGATCAGACAACACATGGCAAGGCTACCCTCAATTGACCCAAATACCCGGACAATCTTGATTTGTGGCTACCCAAATGTTGGGAAGAGTTCATTCATTAATAAGATCACTAGGGCTGATGTGGATGTTCAGCCCTATGCATTTACTACGAAGTCACTCTTTGTAGGTCACACAGACTATAAATACCTAAGATACCAAGTGATAGACACACCGGGGATATTGGACCGGCCATTTGAAGACCGTAACATTATTGAGATGTGCAGTATCACAGCTTTGGCACACCTACGAGCTGCTGTCTTGTTTTTCTTGGACATCTCAGGTTCATGTGGGTACAGCATTGCTGCACAGGCAGCTCTTTTTCACAGCATCAAGTCTTTGTTTATGAACAAACCACTCATCATTGTCTGCAATAAGACTGACTTGCAGCCATTGGAGGGTATATCAGAAGAAGACGCGAAGTTGGTCATGGAGATGAAAGCTGAAGCTATGAAGACTGTTATAGGTCAAGGAGGTGATCCTTTGAATGACGAGGGGGTGCTGTTGACCATGAGTACTTTGACTGAGGAGGGGGTGGTTTCAGTGAAAAATGCAGCTTGTGAGAGGTTATTGGATCAGAGGGTGGAACTGAAGATGAAGTCTAAGAAGATGAATGACTGTTTGAATCGGTTTCATGTTGCAGTGCCAAAGCCTCGAGACCAAAAGGAGCGGCCACCCTGTATACCTCAGGCAGTTTTGGAAGGTATGGCAAAGCAGCAAGCAGCtgaaaaggaaaagaggaagCTTGAAAGGGATTTGGAGGAAGAGAATGGTGGTGCGGGTGTGTACTCTGCTAGTTTGAAGAAGCACtacattttgaaaaatgatgacTGGAAGGAAGATATAATGCCAGAAATTCTTGATGGCCACAATGTTTATGACTTCATTGATCCTGATGTCTTACAAAGGCTTGAAGAGTTGGAACAGGAAGAAGGGCTTCGGGCAGAGGAGGAAGATGATGATTTTGAGATGGATGGGAAAGAGTTGACCCTGGAGGAGCAAGAAGCATTGGCTGAGATCAGGAAAAAGAAAAGCTTGCTCATTCAACAGCATAGGATCAAGAAAAGCACTGCAGAGAGCAGGCCAACTGTGCCTAGAAAATTTGACAAGGAGAAGAAGTTCACATCAGAGAGAATGGGGAGGCAGTTATCCGCTTTAGGGCTAGATCCCACTTTAGCCATTAACAGATTCCGCAGCAAGTCAAGGGGCCGTAAGAGAGAGAGATCACTTGGCAGGGGTGGTAATGATGGTGATGATGTTATGGATATGGATGTTGACCAACCTAATAAGAAGTTGCGAGCAAGGTCTAGATCTCTGTCAAGGTCAAGGTCCATGTCACGGCCACCAGGTGAAGTTGTTGCAGGGGAGGGCTTCAAGGACTCTGCTCAAAAGGTCAAGGCTCTAAAACTTGCTAAGAAATCTGTCAAGAAGAGGAACAAGGATGCTCGTCGTGGGGAGGCAGATAGAGTTATTCCTACTCTGAAACCAAAGCATTTGTTCTCAGGGAAGCGGTCCATTGGAAAAACCACTAGACGGTGATGTAGTAAAGGTGTCACAGGCATGCTGAATGTTTTTATCAGTTTgtcatttaatttttgttccttttcGAGCCATTTCTCTCTTGTGTTCACAGTAGTCTTTGTCGATTTCTggatgcattttctttatttgattgttAAACAATGGTCTTAATGTTCTTTCTTCACTTGTTTGGAATGGAGCAGCAGTTTTTTGGTATCCTCTCTCATTTGCAGAATCGGCCTATTGAACGCAGAATCTCAACTGACACATGTCAATGGGTCCCCGCAGAATGAACTCCGGGAATGTAGATTAAAAATAAGGAACGAAGTAGGAAAGGCAATATGTGTTGAACCCCTAaacctttttctctctttttttttttctttttttccttttctctgaagaaattatttttttaaatacagaaagaaaaatatcttgGTTTGTGAAATGAAGAATGGATACgagctttatttatttattttttcgttatgcataatagttttttttgtaaaataaagttACTAATATATGCATTCGGTTACATCAGGTCAAACCAACAATAACTCCAAGTTACTTCAAGTCAAACCAACAATAACTCCAATTTAGGAATTTTTCAACGCTTTGTATCCAGATTTGTAGAGATTGAAGTTATGTTATATGATTTAAGTCTTTGTCTTTAATCCATTATTAGGAGTTGACATAATTTTTCTAATGTATATgaatttatgaataaattatatatgatGTCATTAATTAATAGATTTCATTATAGATTCAAAAAGAACTCTTTGAAATGAATGTGTGATGTTGAGTGGATGGGTGCCCCTAGATGATAATCGCAGTAGATgcaatcaaaatttagaaagttcATATTAAATGCTTAAGTCAACCTTTAATGCATGCAACAGAAAGAGTCATGTCATAGGACAAGTCATAAGAACAACCCTCGAgtatttattatcataaaaacaaatgtgcaaattaaattaagttgaaACTTAATTTATCCTCTAAGGTCCAAAGATGATATAGACAACCATACGAGACGTAATATGTTGTACTATTAGTGTGATTGTATCATCAGTGTTGGATATTCGTTTTGTAcatctttttatttcttattttaaatgttataggaaaacaaacttttttaatattatatagtTAAAGATAAAGTAagtaaatatttcaaaatttttaattatttatagataatttatttttcttatatccaAGCTTGTGTTTCTTGCTTTCCCCTTTTTTATGGACATTTAGTCCAACCCAATATGTTCCATGTGGAAGAAATTTAAGAACCTCTAGCACACATCTCTCACTAAAATTTAaggactttgaataaataaagttaaaactAAATACACACATAACAACCAACCATTGGAAGCCAGATGAAAATCTTAGCTCTTGAATACAACTTAAGTGACAATTAAATTCTATACCAAATCATATTTATGTGGTTAGACAATATGAGTGATACCTTGTAGGTGATTATAAATGATTATATCTACTTcactaaataaaattaaagaaaaaggtaaGATTTTATAGATTTAGAGAAGGGCTTCACAAGCAGGAGAGAGCTCATTGATGTAAAGATCTCATGGATTTTTCTAATGGTTCCCACCACATGATGAAAGACATAGTGAAGGATTCTGGAATTTGGAATCAGTGTGAAACAACCCTGGAAAgtgaaatcaaatcaaataatatttctcaaatataaatacataaaatgataaaatagatGAAAGTATTTTACATATAATGATAACAAGAAGGTCCAAAGCGATGCCATGGGCACAATGACGATGATGAATACATCCCAActatgataaaaaaacaaaagcctttttttctccctttttattCCTTCCTTTtataacaagttttttttttttttttaatttaaaaattgtgaCTCTTAAGAATAAATAAGTGAGATAAAAAAAAGTGTATTTTTTGAGGAATTATCACATTGGTGTCCTTCTTGATTATTTTCACCAACCGATCCTATTcaataatttttgttaaatgattattatgatctaaaaaaaaaatttacaaaacccattaaaaaaagaaaaaaaatccaatacccaatgtttttagtaaaaacaaAATGCAAAGGAGAAATAATTAGTTggttaaaatgaatgaaataatcttcttatttatgagtttaatcttttccattatttttttaatataaatatccataattatttcaaatatttacatgaatgagttatttttaatttttttaccaaaaaaagaaaaagaatgatttatttttaccaaaaaaagaaaaagagaatatttttatcaaaatgtggtaaaaaaatgatggaaggtgttaaattttcaaaattgggtttttaaggtcctttttaatcaaatgaTCCAAGGAAAAACATAGataaaagagaaatatttttggaTTGTTAAAATCAGGTTTCCATTGGCATCGTTTTCAActacaataaaaaatagaaaaaattggaaaaaaagagagaaaaatatgccatgtttaatgtttttaattatttttatcttatattctaaatataaatatttttaaaacttttaaatttaagtttccaaaataaaattttattctaaaaaaataatgacaacTGTTTCAAAACTTCCCGAATCATTTGTCAAATGGGTGACCAATTAAAAGGGATAaattaaaaagaacaaaaaaaatatgaaattataaatctaaatttatattttttttacccaTAAAATAGCCATTTTGGATAAgaatattgttattattttcttacaaaaatacatttttttaaaaaatattgaaagatatttaagtattattattccaaattaaaaaaatgatttagactaattatacaaatttgagattttttttatccttttaattaattaatccttttGCAATCAGCTTTCCATCGGCATCATtttcaattaaagaaaaaaaaaaggaaaatcaagaaatatCAGCTTTCCATTCACATCATtcgtatatatatattaatatatatatatatggaaagtCTCGTCGTCTCCCTCTGCTGTCGCATTTGAAGCTCTGAGTTGGAGTCCCTTTGGAATACACAGAGGTAGACTCTCTCTCCATCTTTcttcattatcattatttctGTTGTTTTCTTTCTCCATTTCTCCAGATCTGACGATATCGATCATTGGCTTCATCTGATTCTTTTAATCGGAACTGTTTGGACTGTAGATTTGGAACTGAAATCTctctctttttaaaatttgatttgtttttctAATTGTTGTTGATTGCTGTTAGTGAAGTGGAGGGATTTTGTGGTagattttttgtcttttcttgttttttgagTTCGGCTGCTCTTCAGTTTTCTGTTTTTGCGGGGCATTTTGAGCTCCATTTTGTTAACAAGCTGTTGCCATTGTGTTCTTGTTGGAGTCTATGTTCTGATTTTAGTGCTCTCCTTATGTTTCGTGGAGCAAGGAGTACGAAAACTGAAGTGCTCTTTTGTATAAAGAAGGgatgtttggttgctgagaaaagtttagattttctgtttggttgccgagaaagtTGAGATTTCTGAATGTTTAGGTTTTCTTGGTGAGAAGTGTTGAGTTTTGTTTGGTTGCAGGATAAGTGAGCGATGGAACATAAAAGAGGTCTGTAGTCTATATCGAGTTTCatgttttatattgttttctttgttaaGAACTAGTAGATTTTCTGGTGTTTTACATTGGTGATTAGGGGGGTTGAAAAATAACAGTCATTaaaaaagcaattttcaaaaacagttataTCATGTATTAGGTCTGTTTGGGAATTGGAAATGTCCTCAATCTATTTTCTATGGTTCCAAATGTTTTTGCAAAATAACGTATggtgctttattttcaattattttttaaaaatagcctcaaggaaataagtgaaaacaattaaaatatgttattagaAAACATTCTGTTTTTCGGGACAAGTTCTCAAAAAACTGTTTAATGTGAAAAAATGACCAAACGTGTTTTCAAGTCTTGAAAACAGTTCCTAAACATGCTCTTAAGTTTTCtgttgtgttgaaaaaaaaaaaaagccaggatttttgttttgttgcaCAGAAAAGGAGGCTAgaatgcatttttctttttcttttttaaagaaaaaatgaataaggAAAACATGAGTTTCATCTTTGTGTTGTCTTGATTGTTGAGAAAGtgtggattttcattttttttctgcaAATGTTCTCTATTATTTTCATTGGTGAGGAAATGGTAatctttcttgtttattttgaaAACGAGTAAGGGGAAAATGAaggtttttcattcatactttgttttgttttgtctgGTAGGtaagaaattgagaattttccgtttctttttctgtttggtTCCTGCCTTTACCACGTACAGGACTGTATTCCAGAAAGTATTCCCAGTACTGGTTTGATTCCTATTATGCCCTTCTAATGATTAGTTTGATTGTGTGTGTCTTTTTTAGGTGAAACTTTGTGATTCTGCTCTCAATTTGATCGTATTAATTCTAAAAGGAATAAAGGGTATTTTAACTAGCATCCAAAACTGTCAAGTGCAAAATTCAGGTTGGCAGTTTTCAGAGCATCTCCAGTGCCATGCCAATATAGGGTGCTATTGCCAAACAATCACATCACTTTAAAGTATTGGCACTTCAGTGGGAGCTGCCATTATTTGGCATTGTCATTTGAAATTCTATATTTGACGTTCCTTTTAGTGATGCCAATTGCAATGCCACCTTTTAGCGTTTGGTTGAAGAATAATGGTTGGTTAAAAAATTAGCATTTTTCATTGGAACCTTGTGCTAAGATTTGACACTGttattttatcatttgaatTGGTGAGCAATTATCAATGCCAAAAAATGAGTCAGACAATGTTATTTTAGCATATTTCATTAT
Proteins encoded in this region:
- the LOC100258794 gene encoding nucleolar GTP-binding protein 1 → MVQYNFKKITVVPNGKEFIDIILSRTQRQTPTVVHKGYSISRLRQFYMRKVKYTQQNFHEKLSTIIEEFPRLDDIHPFYGDLLHVLYNKDHYKLALGQINTARNLISKIAKDYVRLLKYGDSLYRCKSLKVAALGRMCTVIKRIAPSLAYLEQIRQHMARLPSIDPNTRTILICGYPNVGKSSFINKITRADVDVQPYAFTTKSLFVGHTDYKYLRYQVIDTPGILDRPFEDRNIIEMCSITALAHLRAAVLFFLDISGSCGYSIAAQAALFHSIKSLFMNKPLIIVCNKTDLQPLEGISEEDAKLVMEMKAEAMKTVIGQGGDPLNDEGVLLTMSTLTEEGVVSVKNAACERLLDQRVELKMKSKKMNDCLNRFHVAVPKPRDQKERPPCIPQAVLEGMAKQQAAEKEKRKLERDLEEENGGAGVYSASLKKHYILKNDDWKEDIMPEILDGHNVYDFIDPDVLQRLEELEQEEGLRAEEEDDDFEMDGKELTLEEQEALAEIRKKKSLLIQQHRIKKSTAESRPTVPRKFDKEKKFTSERMGRQLSALGLDPTLAINRFRSKSRGRKRERSLGRGGNDGDDVMDMDVDQPNKKLRARSRSLSRSRSMSRPPGEVVAGEGFKDSAQKVKALKLAKKSVKKRNKDARRGEADRVIPTLKPKHLFSGKRSIGKTTRR